One window of the Flavobacteriales bacterium genome contains the following:
- the rpsD gene encoding 30S ribosomal protein S4: protein MARYTGPKSKIARKFREPIFGPDRALEKKNYPPGMHGNSRKRGKKSEYAMQLAEKQKAKYTYGVLERQFANTFDKAARKKGITGENLLKFLESRLDNTVFRLGICKTRSGARQLVSHKHILVNGHVTNIPSYQLSPGDVVSVREKSKSLELITDSLARRKSFSWLAWENTSFTGTFLNYPERDEIPENIKEQLIVELYSK, encoded by the coding sequence ATGGCAAGATACACTGGTCCTAAATCCAAAATTGCTCGTAAATTTAGAGAGCCAATTTTTGGCCCTGACAGAGCCCTTGAAAAAAAGAACTACCCTCCGGGAATGCATGGAAATTCCCGAAAAAGAGGAAAAAAATCTGAGTACGCCATGCAATTGGCCGAAAAGCAAAAGGCAAAATACACTTATGGTGTGTTAGAGCGTCAATTCGCTAACACATTTGATAAAGCTGCCCGTAAAAAGGGTATTACTGGCGAAAACCTTCTTAAATTTTTGGAAAGCCGTTTAGACAATACTGTGTTTAGACTTGGTATTTGCAAAACAAGAAGCGGTGCTCGTCAGTTGGTTTCGCACAAACATATTTTGGTTAACGGACACGTTACCAACATCCCATCTTACCAACTAAGCCCTGGCGATGTGGTTTCTGTACGTGAGAAATCAAAATCGCTTGAATTGATAACTGATTCTTTGGCTCGTAGAAAATCTTTTAGCTGGTTGGCTTGGGAAAATACCAGCTTCACAGGTACTTTTTTGAATTACCCAGAAAGAGATGAAATTCCTGAAAACATTAAGGAACAGTTAATTGTAGAGTTGTATTCTAAATAA